In Cryptomeria japonica chromosome 5, Sugi_1.0, whole genome shotgun sequence, the genomic window CAAGCAAGAAGAATCCACTATTTAACCATTGTGTTTAATGGTCATAGCCCAAATTACAACCTGATTTTCTCAAAACAAAACTCAAACATTATCatcctttcatcttttttttttttgatcggtaattggccgaagcctgaatagcttttgactggagctatgaaccagtggggacacagtaggggcccccatccccattacatatctttgaattattattattatgtttgattggattgaccccaagaccttccccatcctatgaaaggccaagagtcacaacttagaattccacttcagatgtccctattgggaattgaacttgggtctccacagtgagaacccagtgttttaaccaattaagctcaaccccttgaacATCCTTTCATCTTTCTTACAACACAAACACATTGAACAAAAAAGCTTGCCTACAAATAAACATATTTAACCCGATGACTGAAATTATCTCTATAGAAGCTCTTCATATTGCTTTCCATGTCCATAAGAAAGAATATCATCCTTCTCCAAATTCTATGCTCTTTCCAAAACTCAACTAGATTATTCTCTACAAGGAGAGGTGGATAACAAACCTTCATTCATTCACAACCAAGATATAAAGGGGTTTCAAATTGAAATTCTTAGATGGGGAAGTGACACTTTTCACCTTCTCATTGACTTCTCCATAAGAATCTTTTCCTTAATAAAGAGGAGACAAACACTAGATCGTCTCATCCCCACGACTTTTGAAATGTTAAATCGAGTTGTATAGATTTTATTGCATATCCAATAGACCCCCACCCCAAGGGTATAGACTGCAAGAGTTTATTTTTACACTCGATATTAAAATGCACTATTAACTAGACAATGATTACGGATAAGGTAAGGCCAAATCAAAATTAAAGTAAACAATTAGCTAGGCAATGATTAGAAGAAGTAGGTAGATTAATTTACGTCGAAGGCGTATTCTTATTTGAAATGGACTACCTATTTTTTCTCCAACTCGATATTAAAATGCACTATTAACTAGACAATGATTACAGATAAGGTAAGGCCAAATCAAAATTAAAGTAAACAATTAGCTAGACAATGATTAGAGGAAGTAGGTAGATTAATTTACGTCGAAGGCGTATTCTTATTTGAAATGGACTACCTATTTTTTCTCCAAATCATCAATAGTTGACACTCAATAATAAAATGCACAATTAACTAACAATGATTAGAAATAAGGTAAGGCCAAACCAATTAGCTAGGCAATGATTATTAGAGGAAATAGGTAGATTAGTTTACGCCGGACGTATTCTTATTTGAAATGGACTACGTATTTTTTCTCATCAACGGTTGAAAATCGCCATGAGCCAATGCAAGACGATTGCCTGAGTTTTGACCGTCCGTTTATTTGGAGGCTCGTGAATCCAATGAGTGCCTGTCAAAAAGGTCTGATGTGACTGTTGTGAGGAGCGAAGCGTGGGCGTACAAACTATTTAGCGTGTCCACGTTCTCTTATACTTCCTGCTCACAACAACCTGTTTCGGCGAATGTCTGACTCCACGGGAATGGTGATGCCTTTAACAACTTGGTTAAAAAGCCCACGTTTTTGCAGTGTTCGACGACTGTCAAACCAGATTCAGAACTGTTCCATTTGTCCCACGGTTGAATATTAATGAAGGTATGGATCCGTCTGCCACCCTAAAGCCTTTATTCCAACGAACAAGACGCGATCTTTATTGATCGCAACGGATTTCTGTCATTGGATGAATGGAAGTTGACATGGTTGGGCAGGAATATTAAGATAGAGCTACCATCGTTTGTTTCCCACATTTTATTTGCTGGTCTCAAAGTAACTCTTGGCAAGGTTTCACACAGCGAGATTGACCCGGATCCCCATGTCCAATccatcttttttatttttgttctataatttatagttttttttttctttactggAATTACAATATGAGAATGAATTTCCTTAATTTGAATAAGTCTTAtaaaatctattttactaaataatatatatatatatatatatatatatatatatattaatcggtAATAGGCCGAAGTcgataagatgtacataccctaccccctatgggatttgaacttgtgacctctctttcaagagcacaagttctctaccactaggccaacttaggctgtacaataaattatattatattatattatattaatttatacaattaaattatcaatatatagtaaaaaaaatatattatattactttCATAATGTAACTTCAATAAATTTTCTTTAATAGTTATAATCTTAATTTTATaacattaattttaataattttaatttaatctccTCGTCCTAAAAAATATCATTATTTTCCATATTCACTTCGACCTCCATCTccttatccctctctctctctctctctcacacacacacacacacacacacacacacacacacattgaaaacaacctattggtaatggagcttgattatcttcctaattcgaAGATTTTGTTTCAATCGTGTTTGGATccctataagtggatgcatagttaatTTGAAGACATCACTCCTCTCTACAGACCTTTGAAGTTGTCTATtgatatatctctatctctctccctctctatcttccccTATTTATCTCTCCCTTTGTCCATCTCTATCTATCACTCTatgtgtctctctatctctctatccctctcatcTCTTTATATCTCCtcatatctctatatctctatcactctatgTCACCAATTACATCCCTACCTATTTtttcctctccctcttcctctctaccTATATACTTATCTCTTCCATTGATATCTATCCTTCTCTCTTCActttctttatctctccctctcctcctctccatacCTCTCTCCTTCTCCATCTACAattatcttcacagactctttaAAAAGACACGCAAGATGATGAATACGACCCTCATTGTTCATCATCGCCAATGTCCTTTATTATGGGTGATATGAGGGTTCATGTGAGTGTTCAATATTCTAATGTTGCTTACAAAATCTAGGGAAAGAAAATCAACTCAATGGCATTAAATATGGTTTCCTTCCAGAAGATCTATTCCAATAGCTCAATAtacaaattatatattttttgtatactttattttatatctcattatctctatctcttccttatCGCATCTTTCATCCTCTATTATCTATTTCTCTATCTCCTTCTTGCTCCATTTCTATCCATATCTTTGTACCTCTATCTCCATATCCATCTCTATCTCTCcttatctccctctatctatatcacttCCTCTATCTATATATATCTAATAAGCTTtatcttattcactccatctctgtCCATCTCTCCTCTACATCTCTATCTATATTTTTCTCTCTTGATCTCACTCTCACTCTTCTTCCTATCTCCAAAATGTTACCAAGCATGTACTATCAAACATTAacaatttattttgttttgttacAATGTATGAAGTGTTCAAAAGGATGGTTTTGGTTGTGATCATATTATACaaactacaaatcctaacatatgaAACTTCCTATCCTTTATTTCAAAGACCTGATGTTCATGATAAATTAATGAAATCTGTATGAAAATTTATTAAATTGTTCAActtataaaaaaaaacattttgtaaTATGTTACTTTGTCAAATATTGTTTTGTAATATGCTTCTTTATAGTATGAAATCAACTATGCAACTATGCATCCTCTTGCAGGGGATTGAAATACAATTGAAGCAAAATCGATGAATGAGGAAGATATGCAAAGATTTTTACGACCTACTCTACACATGTTTATTATACATTTGCTTGAGAGgttcaaaagaaatttcaaatgcTTACATTTAGGGAAAAATAATGTACGCCATATGTGCAATTATATAAAGTTTGTAATTATATTGTGCAATTTATGCATATCCTTTCGAAACAATATTACCCATTCATCATATTCTCATGTTTATATATACCTAAAACTCAACATTTCAATCTTCCTTTCCTTGATTACTATTACCTGATTTTCATGATAAATGAATTATCTATATATAGTAAATTATTTACCTTGTCTAACttattaaaaaataacaaattatAACATTCCACTTTAAcaatttgtttttgttgttcttctatttcccCTCTTAATTATtgggcatacccattgcacaccaagatgcaattgctagtcaTAGGTACTTGAGTGCTTACCAACTAAATGTCAATACAGTCTTTTCAATCAATTAATAGATATGGTCAAAAAAGACAGTTCGCTCCTATCGGCTGCCTTCATCTGTGTAATTTACTGCTGTATacgaaaagaaaaatacaaatatTTTCCACGTTTTTTTAGTATTGAAAACGCCAGAGTATTCCTCACATTTTATCATCGATTTCTGTGTAAAATTGTTTTGAAGTGGCCTATTTTCTGAAGAATTCCTCCGCCATGGGACTTCCTGCAGGTCTTCGTAATATCGCTATACCCAGAGTGCTGCTTTACTTGGCATTAGCCCTGGCTTATGTAGAGACTGGAATTTATTGGTTTCTTTCTGGTATTGGGCTGAGCGAGGCACCACAAGAAGAGATCAATCTTTGGCGAGAATTCTCAGAAATTTCTTCTGCCATTTCTTCTTCTTCAGGGCAGATAATTAAGCGTAGGTTGTCTGTCATAACTTTCCGAAAGGTTGCAGAGAAGTTGATTGAAATTGAAGAGGATTTTGTATGCGCGGTCTGCTTGAGGTCTTTCGAAGAAGATGATGAAATCCGAGAGTTGCGCAATTGCTGCCACATTTTTCACAGAAATTGTTTGGATAAATGGATTGATAACAATCAGGATACCTGCCCTGTCTGCAGATGTGCTCTGTATCGTCAGATTCAAAGTGTTGATAAATGACGCAAATGAACGCTTGTCAAACCCTCGAACCTCTCGGTGAtaaattcattagggtttgatttttttttttctgtgcATTTTACTTCATTAATTTGGGGCATTTGCTCTGCCAGTGATTAAAATGAAATGTTGATCCTTCCTTGGTTTTTCTAGCGTTGATAAATGATGCAAATGATGCAAATGTATGCTTCTCAAAATTATGGCAGAGGATAAACCCTCTAAAGTTCGGTGATAATTTCATGAGGGTTTGATTGCATTTTACTTAATAAACTTCATTAATTCGGGGCATTTGCTCTGGGAGTGATTAAAATGTAACATTGATCCTTCCTTTGTTTTTTTTCCTGTTATACAGGAAAAGAGAGAAATTGGTTGTAATGGATTTCCAACTGCTACAATTCTCCATTATTTTTTCATTATGCTATACTAGTTTTCTGTATCATTTATCTGGCCACGGAAAAGAGTATTCTCTAATAGAAGAGCGTTATGCAATTATGTTATGAATTCATCTATATAAAAACTTCTCAATCACATAGGAGAAGGTATTGTTATTTTATAGTTCATTTTGTGTACTGTAGTGTTATAGTTTACTTTGTGTACACAGATTTTAAAAAGTATATaagattttgatgttttttgtttgttttttcatgtcagttttgtttatttaattgtttatagtTATTGTTCTAGTTTTCTTTTGTAGTAAGACTATGCATGTAACGATAAAAAAATTACTCATTTTGAAGTGTCATTGCTATTGTTCTAACTTCTAGGTAGCAATGGGCAGGTCCTGCTATGCGTGTTTAAAAGTACACAATTCAAAGTGTCACCTAAAGATGTCTT contains:
- the LOC131876086 gene encoding brassinosteroid-responsive RING protein 1-like — encoded protein: MGLPAGLRNIAIPRVLLYLALALAYVETGIYWFLSGIGLSEAPQEEINLWREFSEISSAISSSSGQIIKRRLSVITFRKVAEKLIEIEEDFVCAVCLRSFEEDDEIRELRNCCHIFHRNCLDKWIDNNQDTCPVCRCALYRQIQSVDK